In Lotus japonicus ecotype B-129 chromosome 5, LjGifu_v1.2, one genomic interval encodes:
- the LOC130719027 gene encoding uncharacterized protein LOC130719027 isoform X3, whose translation MLKTPVKISSFSFIHLVALSGSDSQSVTSVHVLDLMIRDHTFKSLDKNLRTGTAQSVKLPANFSGISVDIVRFRCGSLRRYGTNLKEFHLGIGVTVHPCIERVMLIRQNMGYNWSSIYYSNYDLTGYQLVSPILGLLAYNADEDYANSSNPFQLGIVAGEKPITIDFTNVTKFNNDDGMKVKPTLCASFEGDGRMTLAKTNPSKPFVCAAKRHGHFGLVVEYYSPPPPDQFRKPISQWKVAVGSTIGAALGAFLLGLLLVAMLVRVKKRSRMVEMERRAYEEEALQVSMVGHVRAPTAPGTRTTPTIEHEYITHRPR comes from the exons ATGCTCAAGACCCCTGTAAAGATATCAAGCTTTTCATTTATTCACCTGGTGGCTCTCTCAG GATCTGATTCTCAGAGTGTCACATCAGTTCATGTTCTTGACCTCATGATAAGAGATCACACATTCAAGTCACTGGACAAAAACTTGAGGACAGGAACAGCACAGTCAGTGAAGTTACCTGCAAATTTTTCTGGCATCAGTGTTGATATTGTGAGGTTCAGATGTGGCAGTTTGAGAAGGTATGGTACAAACTTAAAGGAATTTCATCTGGGTATTGGTGTGACTGTGCATCCATGTATTGAGAGAGTCATGTTGATCAGACAAAACATGGGGTATAACTGGTCTTCTATATATTATTCTAACTATGATCTAACTGGGTATCAGCTTGTTTCCCCAATTTTGGGACTCCTAGCTTACAATGCTGATGAGGATTATGCAAACTCAAGCAACCCTTTTCAACTTGGGATTGTGGCTGGAGAAAAACCCATCACAATTGATTTCACCAATGTTACAAAGTTCAACAATGATGATGGGATGAAAGTGAAACCAACATTGTGTGCCAGTTTTGAAGGGGATGGGAGAATGACACTAGCAAAAACAAACCCTTCAAAACCTTTTGTTTGTGCTGCAAAGAGACATGGCCATTTTGGTTTAGTTGTGGAGTATTATTCTCCACCTCCACCAGATCAGTTCAGAAAGCCTATAAGTCAGTGGAAAGTGGCAGTAGGCAGTACCATTGGTGCTGCATTGGGTGCTTTTCTTCTAGGACTGCTTCTTGTGGCAATGCTTGTGAGGGTGAAGAAGAGATCAAGAATGGTGGAGATGGAGAGAAGGGCCTATGAAGAAGAAGCTCTTCAGGTGTCAATGGTTGGACATGTGAGGGCTCCTACAGCACCTGGCACTCGAACGACACCGACAATTGAGCATGAGTATATAACTCATCGTCCTCGCTGA
- the LOC130719027 gene encoding uncharacterized protein LOC130719027 isoform X1, with protein sequence MKKCEIRIYWCVEDEPRTIEYEPTMSVSIFKLNLTHGSDSQSVTSVHVLDLMIRDHTFKSLDKNLRTGTAQSVKLPANFSGISVDIVRFRCGSLRRYGTNLKEFHLGIGVTVHPCIERVMLIRQNMGYNWSSIYYSNYDLTGYQLVSPILGLLAYNADEDYANSSNPFQLGIVAGEKPITIDFTNVTKFNNDDGMKVKPTLCASFEGDGRMTLAKTNPSKPFVCAAKRHGHFGLVVEYYSPPPPDQFRKPISQWKVAVGSTIGAALGAFLLGLLLVAMLVRVKKRSRMVEMERRAYEEEALQVSMVGHVRAPTAPGTRTTPTIEHEYITHRPR encoded by the exons atgaagaagtgtGAGATTAGAATTTACTGGTGTGTTGAAGATGAACCAAGAACAATAGAATATGAACCAACAATGtctgtttcaatcttcaaaCTAAATCTCACTCATG GATCTGATTCTCAGAGTGTCACATCAGTTCATGTTCTTGACCTCATGATAAGAGATCACACATTCAAGTCACTGGACAAAAACTTGAGGACAGGAACAGCACAGTCAGTGAAGTTACCTGCAAATTTTTCTGGCATCAGTGTTGATATTGTGAGGTTCAGATGTGGCAGTTTGAGAAGGTATGGTACAAACTTAAAGGAATTTCATCTGGGTATTGGTGTGACTGTGCATCCATGTATTGAGAGAGTCATGTTGATCAGACAAAACATGGGGTATAACTGGTCTTCTATATATTATTCTAACTATGATCTAACTGGGTATCAGCTTGTTTCCCCAATTTTGGGACTCCTAGCTTACAATGCTGATGAGGATTATGCAAACTCAAGCAACCCTTTTCAACTTGGGATTGTGGCTGGAGAAAAACCCATCACAATTGATTTCACCAATGTTACAAAGTTCAACAATGATGATGGGATGAAAGTGAAACCAACATTGTGTGCCAGTTTTGAAGGGGATGGGAGAATGACACTAGCAAAAACAAACCCTTCAAAACCTTTTGTTTGTGCTGCAAAGAGACATGGCCATTTTGGTTTAGTTGTGGAGTATTATTCTCCACCTCCACCAGATCAGTTCAGAAAGCCTATAAGTCAGTGGAAAGTGGCAGTAGGCAGTACCATTGGTGCTGCATTGGGTGCTTTTCTTCTAGGACTGCTTCTTGTGGCAATGCTTGTGAGGGTGAAGAAGAGATCAAGAATGGTGGAGATGGAGAGAAGGGCCTATGAAGAAGAAGCTCTTCAGGTGTCAATGGTTGGACATGTGAGGGCTCCTACAGCACCTGGCACTCGAACGACACCGACAATTGAGCATGAGTATATAACTCATCGTCCTCGCTGA
- the LOC130719027 gene encoding uncharacterized protein LOC130719027 isoform X2 has product MGSAFPLFLMIFSWVSLTLPGSDSQSVTSVHVLDLMIRDHTFKSLDKNLRTGTAQSVKLPANFSGISVDIVRFRCGSLRRYGTNLKEFHLGIGVTVHPCIERVMLIRQNMGYNWSSIYYSNYDLTGYQLVSPILGLLAYNADEDYANSSNPFQLGIVAGEKPITIDFTNVTKFNNDDGMKVKPTLCASFEGDGRMTLAKTNPSKPFVCAAKRHGHFGLVVEYYSPPPPDQFRKPISQWKVAVGSTIGAALGAFLLGLLLVAMLVRVKKRSRMVEMERRAYEEEALQVSMVGHVRAPTAPGTRTTPTIEHEYITHRPR; this is encoded by the coding sequence ATGGGCTCTGCTTTTCCTCTGTTTCTAATGATATTTTCCTGGGTATCACTGACATTACCAGGATCTGATTCTCAGAGTGTCACATCAGTTCATGTTCTTGACCTCATGATAAGAGATCACACATTCAAGTCACTGGACAAAAACTTGAGGACAGGAACAGCACAGTCAGTGAAGTTACCTGCAAATTTTTCTGGCATCAGTGTTGATATTGTGAGGTTCAGATGTGGCAGTTTGAGAAGGTATGGTACAAACTTAAAGGAATTTCATCTGGGTATTGGTGTGACTGTGCATCCATGTATTGAGAGAGTCATGTTGATCAGACAAAACATGGGGTATAACTGGTCTTCTATATATTATTCTAACTATGATCTAACTGGGTATCAGCTTGTTTCCCCAATTTTGGGACTCCTAGCTTACAATGCTGATGAGGATTATGCAAACTCAAGCAACCCTTTTCAACTTGGGATTGTGGCTGGAGAAAAACCCATCACAATTGATTTCACCAATGTTACAAAGTTCAACAATGATGATGGGATGAAAGTGAAACCAACATTGTGTGCCAGTTTTGAAGGGGATGGGAGAATGACACTAGCAAAAACAAACCCTTCAAAACCTTTTGTTTGTGCTGCAAAGAGACATGGCCATTTTGGTTTAGTTGTGGAGTATTATTCTCCACCTCCACCAGATCAGTTCAGAAAGCCTATAAGTCAGTGGAAAGTGGCAGTAGGCAGTACCATTGGTGCTGCATTGGGTGCTTTTCTTCTAGGACTGCTTCTTGTGGCAATGCTTGTGAGGGTGAAGAAGAGATCAAGAATGGTGGAGATGGAGAGAAGGGCCTATGAAGAAGAAGCTCTTCAGGTGTCAATGGTTGGACATGTGAGGGCTCCTACAGCACCTGGCACTCGAACGACACCGACAATTGAGCATGAGTATATAACTCATCGTCCTCGCTGA
- the LOC130719027 gene encoding uncharacterized protein LOC130719027 isoform X4, whose translation MIRDHTFKSLDKNLRTGTAQSVKLPANFSGISVDIVRFRCGSLRRYGTNLKEFHLGIGVTVHPCIERVMLIRQNMGYNWSSIYYSNYDLTGYQLVSPILGLLAYNADEDYANSSNPFQLGIVAGEKPITIDFTNVTKFNNDDGMKVKPTLCASFEGDGRMTLAKTNPSKPFVCAAKRHGHFGLVVEYYSPPPPDQFRKPISQWKVAVGSTIGAALGAFLLGLLLVAMLVRVKKRSRMVEMERRAYEEEALQVSMVGHVRAPTAPGTRTTPTIEHEYITHRPR comes from the coding sequence ATGATAAGAGATCACACATTCAAGTCACTGGACAAAAACTTGAGGACAGGAACAGCACAGTCAGTGAAGTTACCTGCAAATTTTTCTGGCATCAGTGTTGATATTGTGAGGTTCAGATGTGGCAGTTTGAGAAGGTATGGTACAAACTTAAAGGAATTTCATCTGGGTATTGGTGTGACTGTGCATCCATGTATTGAGAGAGTCATGTTGATCAGACAAAACATGGGGTATAACTGGTCTTCTATATATTATTCTAACTATGATCTAACTGGGTATCAGCTTGTTTCCCCAATTTTGGGACTCCTAGCTTACAATGCTGATGAGGATTATGCAAACTCAAGCAACCCTTTTCAACTTGGGATTGTGGCTGGAGAAAAACCCATCACAATTGATTTCACCAATGTTACAAAGTTCAACAATGATGATGGGATGAAAGTGAAACCAACATTGTGTGCCAGTTTTGAAGGGGATGGGAGAATGACACTAGCAAAAACAAACCCTTCAAAACCTTTTGTTTGTGCTGCAAAGAGACATGGCCATTTTGGTTTAGTTGTGGAGTATTATTCTCCACCTCCACCAGATCAGTTCAGAAAGCCTATAAGTCAGTGGAAAGTGGCAGTAGGCAGTACCATTGGTGCTGCATTGGGTGCTTTTCTTCTAGGACTGCTTCTTGTGGCAATGCTTGTGAGGGTGAAGAAGAGATCAAGAATGGTGGAGATGGAGAGAAGGGCCTATGAAGAAGAAGCTCTTCAGGTGTCAATGGTTGGACATGTGAGGGCTCCTACAGCACCTGGCACTCGAACGACACCGACAATTGAGCATGAGTATATAACTCATCGTCCTCGCTGA
- the LOC130719205 gene encoding protein ETHYLENE-INSENSITIVE 3-like 1a: MSDAQENILRHMLKMMEDCEIRGFVYGIIPESGKPVSGSSDNLRGWWKERVRFDHNGPTAIVKFEEESAHDKKQGRDMASPYTLHELPDITLATLLSSLTQRCEPPQRKYPLEKGIPPPWWPTGKEPWWPELGFSKDPGPPPYKKPHDLKKAWKVCVLTAVIKHISPNIDKIRNIVRHSRNLQDKLTAKENAIWMAVLNNEESLARKRHPEMFLPKSHDDDDDDDDDDDGDDRNSSCSELVMINDYDIGIQSIGDYREVVVKSGGKRQAPDVSPLYMPSTGAKRQTPDVHPMYRPSSNKRNQQEDDSVQITPPVPEKQHEAYTINHSQHQYTDVVGFNEMNQLSFTQSSNNNTHVQMVGESNTQPINNVNPHGQTTEPFLEWTLPPLSYSKEVTSQPMEIGTAGFQNMNGGSMNNHTEPVAEP, translated from the exons ATGTCTGATGCACAAGAGAACATCCTGAGACACATGCTGAAAATGATGGAGGATTGTGAAATTAGAGGATTCGTCTACGGCATCATCCCTGAAAGTGGCAAGCCGGTAAGCGGTTCCTCTGATAATCTTCGCGGCTGGTGGAAGGAGAGAGTGAGGTTCGATCACAATGGCCCCACCGCAATCGTTAAGTTTGAGGAAGAAAGTGCACATGACAAG AAACAAGGCAGAGACATGGCATCTCCTTACACTCTTCATGAGCTCCCTGACATAACTTTAGCGACACTCTTGTCAAGCCTCACACAACGATGTGAGCCACCTCAAAGGAAGTACCCATTGGAAAAAGGTATCCCCCCACCATGGTGGCCCACTGGGAAGGAACCATGGTGGCCTGAGTTGGGGTTTAGCAAGGATCCTGGCCCTCCTCCTTACAAGAAGCCTCATGATCTTAAAAAGGCATGGAAGGTGTGTGTGCTAACTGCTGTGATCAAGCACATTTCCCCTAACATTGACAAGATAAGGAACATTGTCAGGCATTCTAGGAACCTGCAGGACAAGCTCACTGCAAAGGAGAATGCTATTTGGATGGCTGTCTTGAACAATGAGGAGTCTCTGGCAAGAAAGCGTCACCCTGAAATGTTCCTGCCTAAGtctcatgatgatgatgatgatgatgatgatgatgatgacggcGATGATAGAAATAGCAGCTGCAGTGAGTTGGTTATGATAAATGATTATGATATTGGCATACAGAGCATTGGTGATTATAGAGAAGTTGTTGTGAAGTCTGGGGGAAAAAGACAAGCACCTGATGTGTCTCCATTGTACATGCCATCAACTGGAGCAAAAAGACAAACACCTGATGTGCATCCAATGTATAGGCCATCATCAAATAAGAGAAACCAACAAGAAGATGATTCTGTTCAGATAACTCCTCCTGTTCCTGAGAAGCAGCATGAGGCTTACACCATTAATCACTCTCAACACCAATATACTGATGTTGTTGGGTTCAATGAGATGAACCAGctaagttttacacaatcaaGCAACAACAACACACATGTCCAAATGGTTGGAGAGTCAAATACTCAGCCTATTAACAATGTCAATCCTCATGGTCAAACTACAGAACCATTTCTCGAATGGACTCTTCCTCCTCTCAGTTATTCAAAGGAAGTGACTTCTCAGCCAATGGAAATAGGCACTGCAGGGTTTCAAAACATGAATGGTGGAAGCATGAACAATCATACAGAACCAGTTGCA GAACCATGA